In Carassius carassius chromosome 5, fCarCar2.1, whole genome shotgun sequence, one genomic interval encodes:
- the arl6ip4 gene encoding ADP-ribosylation factor-like protein 6-interacting protein 4: protein MEGSDADTRSKSRHRDESKSRSLSSSSARRSSPSPQKRHERSSDRKKRKRRSPSSSSSSSSSREKKTKKKKKRQEVKKLKREKKKEKKEKKRQKKLALKAERAAAASVSNAASDETPQTYLKTWQIEEAKEHGPVMTDEQKDSFCTKRPMTKEEYEARQSVIRRVLDPETGRTRLIRGDGEILEEIVSKDRHKEINKKATKGDGDAFQNRLGINR, encoded by the exons ATGGAAGGGAGTGATGCTGATACCAGATCTAAGAGCAGACACAGAGATGAGAGCAAATCCAGAAGCTTGTCATCATCAAGTGCCAGGAGATCCAGTCCAAGCCCTCAAAAGAGACATGAGCGTTCCTCTG ACAGAAAAAAGAGGAAAAGGAGAAGTCCCTCCAGCTCTTCATCGTCTTCCAGCTCCAGAGAAAAAAAgaccaagaaaaaaaagaaacggcAAGAAGTTAAGAAACTGAAGCGTgaaaagaaaaaggagaaaaaggAAAAGAAGCGGCAAAAGAAGCTAGCTTTGAAAGCTGAAAGAGCAGCAGCAGCTTCTGTATCAAATGCTGCTTCTGATGAAACACCTCAAACATACCTGAAAACCTGGCAGATTGAAGAAGCTAAAGAACACGGTCCCG TCATGACTGATGAACAGAAGGACAGTTTTTGCACCAAGAGACCAATGACAAAGGAAGAATATGAGGCCAGGCAAAGCGTCATCCGTCGGGTCCTAGACCCTGAGACTGGACGAACCAG GCTCATAAGAGGTGACGGGGAAATTTTAGAAGAAATTGTCAGCAAGGACCGGCACAAGGAAATCAACAAG AAAGCCACTAAGGGAGATGGTGATGCCTTCCAGAACAGATTGGGTATCAATAGGTAG
- the mtrfr gene encoding mitochondrial translation release factor in rescue, translating to MTSPVLVNQRLSSAWRLLWGSLNTATSLILHQPWSRVTGWLCVFAAGKKYQIDLPVVHEADLDEQFVRGSGPGGQATNKTSNCVVLRHIPTGIVVKCHQTRSVDLNRKRAREILREKLEIVYKGEESELLKMKKESIQRKQEKRQKVNENMEKKRRFKEMLYSDKEDDKC from the exons ATGACTTCGCCTGTTTTAGTCAATCAGCGCCTTTCCTCTGCCTGGAGGCTGCTCTGGGGGTCACTGAACACAGCGACGAGCCTCATACTCCATCAGCCGTGGTCACGGGTAACGGGATGGCTGTGTGTTTTCGCTGCTGGTAAGAAATACCAAATTGACCTGCCAGTAGTCCACGAGGCAGACCTTGATGAACAGTTTGTTCGTGGATCTGGTCCTGGAGGACAAGCCACCAACAAAACCAGCAACTGCGTGGTGCTCAGACATATTCCCACGGGGATCGTCGTAAAG TGTCACCAGACCAGATCGGTGGATCTGAACAGAAAACGAGCACGGGAGATTTTACGTGAGAAACTAGAAATTGTGTATAAGGGTGAGGAAAGTgaactgctgaaaatgaaaaaggAATCCATACAGAGGAAACAGGAAAAACggcaaaaagtaaatgaaaacatgGAAAAAAAGAGACGATTCAAGGAGATGCTTTACTCAGACAAAGAAGATGACAAATGCTGA